From Triticum urartu cultivar G1812 chromosome 2, Tu2.1, whole genome shotgun sequence, a single genomic window includes:
- the LOC125534351 gene encoding uncharacterized protein LOC125534351, translated as MAKTSTGSERFRIQIEEQARATAATQERNSQLSQQVNELEDQLQAERANTQERINLECAEREQLEERLKEECAERERLLQEERTSRLEFEKNMMAKFVVLSQQMGTQQVPTKRVDKENSNPNLQNILLQRSSPNKTPGSRTTAISSNALIQAATRHSRMFKAIDPKN; from the exons ATGGCCAAAACTTCAACTGGTTCTGAAAGGTTTCGTATCCAGATCGAAGAGCAAGCTCGTGCTACAGCAGCCACCCAGGAGCGAAACTCTCAGCTCAGCCAGCAGGTCAACGAATTAGAAGATCAACTACAAGCTGAACGTGCAAACACACAAGAGAGGATTAACTTGGAGTGTGCCGAGAGAGAACAACTTGAGGAGAGGTTAAAAGAAGAGTGTGCTGAAAGGGAAAGATTGTTGCAAGAGGAGCGAACATCAAGACTGGAATTTGAAAAAAACATGATGGCAAAGTTTGTAGTATTGAGCCAACAGATGGGAACCCAACAG GTGCCTACGAAGAGGGTTGACAAAGAGAATAGTAATCCAAACTTGCAAAATATTCTTTTACAGAGATCTAGTCCTAATAAGACTCCAGGTTCAAGGACAACTGCTATTTCTTCAAATGCGCTCATACAAGCTGCAACAAGGCATTCTCGAATGTTTAAAGCAATT GATCCAAAGAACTAG
- the LOC125534352 gene encoding uncharacterized protein LOC125534352 isoform X3 has translation MMNCTEDAPVKKGSVLLTRMESITAYKNQRGQPRSEQSDTPVSANDLCSLAEWPSHARRNRALLQDEAGGQKKKGRGVLKGFKASKKRFANGSAKLNITFSEKLGGTVGMNYRSFKDDVVVIMKRKLPLIGVRTWSDIHPTIHRLIVADMIVRRTFFTCVILFYHQ, from the exons ATGATGAATTGTACGGAGGATGCTCCTG TAAAGAAAGGCTCTGTTCTCTTAACAAGGATGGAAAGTATAACGGCATACAAAAACCAACGTGGACAACCCAGATCTG AACAATCTGACACTCCAGTGTCTGCTAATGACTTGTGTTCCCTTGCTGAATGGCCATCCCATGCTCGCCGCAACCGTGCGCTACTACAGGATG AAGCTGGTGGACAGAAGAAGAAAGGGCGAGGTGTTCTAAAAGGTTTTAAAGCATCTAAGAAGCGTTTTGCCAATGGATCTGCAAAGCTAAATATTACATTCTCTGAAAAATTGGGTGGTACAGTAGGAATGAACTATCGTTCGTTCAAGGATGACGTGGTAGTCATAATGAAAAGAAAGCTACCACTCATTGGAGTGAGGACGTGGTCGGACATTCACCCTACCATTCATCGACTCATTGTTGCAGATATGATAGTGCGTAGAACCTTTTTCACATGTGTTATCTTATTTTACCATCAATAA
- the LOC125534352 gene encoding uncharacterized protein LOC125534352 isoform X4 translates to MMNCTEDAPVKKGSVLLTRMESITAYKNQRGQPRSEQSDTPVSANDLCSLAEWPSHARRNRALLQDAGGQKKKGRGVLKGFKASKKRFANGSAKLNITFSEKLGGTVGMNYRSFKDDVVVIMKRKLPLIGVRTWSDIHPTIHRLIVADMIVRRTFFTCVILFYHQ, encoded by the exons ATGATGAATTGTACGGAGGATGCTCCTG TAAAGAAAGGCTCTGTTCTCTTAACAAGGATGGAAAGTATAACGGCATACAAAAACCAACGTGGACAACCCAGATCTG AACAATCTGACACTCCAGTGTCTGCTAATGACTTGTGTTCCCTTGCTGAATGGCCATCCCATGCTCGCCGCAACCGTGCGCTACTACAGGATG CTGGTGGACAGAAGAAGAAAGGGCGAGGTGTTCTAAAAGGTTTTAAAGCATCTAAGAAGCGTTTTGCCAATGGATCTGCAAAGCTAAATATTACATTCTCTGAAAAATTGGGTGGTACAGTAGGAATGAACTATCGTTCGTTCAAGGATGACGTGGTAGTCATAATGAAAAGAAAGCTACCACTCATTGGAGTGAGGACGTGGTCGGACATTCACCCTACCATTCATCGACTCATTGTTGCAGATATGATAGTGCGTAGAACCTTTTTCACATGTGTTATCTTATTTTACCATCAATAA
- the LOC125534352 gene encoding uncharacterized protein LOC125534352 isoform X2, with protein MMNCTEDAPVKKGSVLLTRMESITAYKNQRGQPRSGTPEQSDTPVSANDLCSLAEWPSHARRNRALLQDAGGQKKKGRGVLKGFKASKKRFANGSAKLNITFSEKLGGTVGMNYRSFKDDVVVIMKRKLPLIGVRTWSDIHPTIHRLIVADMIVRRTFFTCVILFYHQ; from the exons ATGATGAATTGTACGGAGGATGCTCCTG TAAAGAAAGGCTCTGTTCTCTTAACAAGGATGGAAAGTATAACGGCATACAAAAACCAACGTGGACAACCCAGATCTG GAACTCCAGAACAATCTGACACTCCAGTGTCTGCTAATGACTTGTGTTCCCTTGCTGAATGGCCATCCCATGCTCGCCGCAACCGTGCGCTACTACAGGATG CTGGTGGACAGAAGAAGAAAGGGCGAGGTGTTCTAAAAGGTTTTAAAGCATCTAAGAAGCGTTTTGCCAATGGATCTGCAAAGCTAAATATTACATTCTCTGAAAAATTGGGTGGTACAGTAGGAATGAACTATCGTTCGTTCAAGGATGACGTGGTAGTCATAATGAAAAGAAAGCTACCACTCATTGGAGTGAGGACGTGGTCGGACATTCACCCTACCATTCATCGACTCATTGTTGCAGATATGATAGTGCGTAGAACCTTTTTCACATGTGTTATCTTATTTTACCATCAATAA
- the LOC125534352 gene encoding uncharacterized protein LOC125534352 isoform X1 — MMNCTEDAPVKKGSVLLTRMESITAYKNQRGQPRSGTPEQSDTPVSANDLCSLAEWPSHARRNRALLQDEAGGQKKKGRGVLKGFKASKKRFANGSAKLNITFSEKLGGTVGMNYRSFKDDVVVIMKRKLPLIGVRTWSDIHPTIHRLIVADMIVRRTFFTCVILFYHQ; from the exons ATGATGAATTGTACGGAGGATGCTCCTG TAAAGAAAGGCTCTGTTCTCTTAACAAGGATGGAAAGTATAACGGCATACAAAAACCAACGTGGACAACCCAGATCTG GAACTCCAGAACAATCTGACACTCCAGTGTCTGCTAATGACTTGTGTTCCCTTGCTGAATGGCCATCCCATGCTCGCCGCAACCGTGCGCTACTACAGGATG AAGCTGGTGGACAGAAGAAGAAAGGGCGAGGTGTTCTAAAAGGTTTTAAAGCATCTAAGAAGCGTTTTGCCAATGGATCTGCAAAGCTAAATATTACATTCTCTGAAAAATTGGGTGGTACAGTAGGAATGAACTATCGTTCGTTCAAGGATGACGTGGTAGTCATAATGAAAAGAAAGCTACCACTCATTGGAGTGAGGACGTGGTCGGACATTCACCCTACCATTCATCGACTCATTGTTGCAGATATGATAGTGCGTAGAACCTTTTTCACATGTGTTATCTTATTTTACCATCAATAA